A part of Streptomyces sp. NBC_01451 genomic DNA contains:
- a CDS encoding amino acid ABC transporter permease, which produces MTDAHAKQVQPRRQGLSRTQKRALSRGAQYALFVAAVVALAVSADWARLKNQFAQADLAEQMFPEIITLALKNTVLYTLSGFVFGLVLGMAVALMRLSPVGPYRWVAGIYIEIFRGLPALLIFIFVGVAVPLAFPGTEIPGGTYGKVALALGLVSAAYMAETIRAGIQAVPKGQMEAARSLGFSHARAMVSIIIPQAFRIVIPPLTNELVLLFKDSSLVLFLGVTLEERELAKYGRDLASQTANSTPILVAGLCYLLVTVPLGFVVRRLETKAGEATR; this is translated from the coding sequence ATGACCGACGCCCACGCGAAGCAGGTGCAGCCCCGTAGGCAGGGGCTGAGCCGCACCCAGAAGCGGGCGCTGTCCCGTGGCGCGCAGTACGCGCTGTTCGTCGCGGCCGTCGTCGCCCTCGCGGTGTCGGCCGACTGGGCCCGTCTGAAGAACCAGTTCGCGCAGGCGGACCTGGCCGAGCAGATGTTCCCGGAGATCATCACGCTGGCCCTCAAGAACACCGTCCTCTACACCCTGTCGGGCTTCGTCTTCGGCCTGGTGCTGGGGATGGCGGTCGCCCTGATGCGGCTGTCGCCGGTGGGCCCCTACCGCTGGGTCGCGGGCATCTACATCGAGATCTTCCGCGGCCTGCCGGCCCTGCTGATCTTCATCTTCGTGGGTGTGGCGGTGCCACTCGCCTTCCCCGGCACGGAGATTCCCGGCGGGACGTACGGCAAGGTGGCGCTGGCACTCGGCCTGGTGTCGGCGGCGTACATGGCGGAGACGATCCGCGCGGGCATCCAGGCGGTGCCCAAGGGGCAGATGGAGGCGGCCCGTTCACTGGGCTTCTCGCACGCGCGGGCCATGGTCTCGATCATCATCCCGCAGGCGTTCCGCATCGTGATCCCGCCGCTCACCAACGAGTTGGTGCTCCTGTTCAAGGACTCCTCGCTGGTGCTGTTCCTCGGCGTCACCCTGGAGGAACGCGAACTGGCCAAGTACGGCCGTGACCTGGCCAGCCAGACCGCCAACTCCACGCCGATCCTGGTGGCGGGCCTGTGCTATCTGCTGGTGACGGTGCCGCTGGGCTTCGTCGTACGAAGGCTGGAGACGAAGGCGGGGGAGGCGACGAGGTGA
- a CDS encoding amidohydrolase family protein — MSDQTVLRVKGRVLVGPEEIRDELWVVGGRITYDRPPGARDVRTVEGWALPGLVDAHCHVGLGPQGPVPEDTAEKQALTDRDAGTLLVRDAGSPSDTRWTDAREDLPKIIRAGRHIARTRRYIRGFAHEIEPDDLVAYVAREARRGDGWVKLVGDWLDRGTGDLSACWPREAVEAAITEAHRLGARVTAHCFAEDSLRDLVEAGIDCVEHATGLTEDTIPLFAARGVAIVPTLVNIATFPNLAAAGDAKFPTWSAHMRRLHERRYDTVRSAYDAGIAVYVGTDAGGTLPHGLVAAEVAELTRAGIPAVEALSATTWGAREWLGRPGLAEGAAADLVVYESDPRADVRVLGAPLRVVLNGRVVG, encoded by the coding sequence ATGAGCGATCAGACGGTGCTGCGGGTGAAGGGGCGGGTGCTGGTCGGCCCGGAGGAGATCCGGGACGAGCTGTGGGTGGTCGGCGGCCGGATCACGTACGACCGGCCGCCCGGTGCCCGTGACGTCCGCACGGTGGAGGGCTGGGCGCTGCCCGGCCTGGTCGACGCGCACTGCCATGTGGGCCTGGGGCCGCAGGGTCCGGTGCCCGAGGACACGGCGGAGAAGCAGGCGCTGACCGACCGGGACGCCGGGACCCTCTTGGTCCGGGACGCGGGCTCACCGTCCGACACCCGCTGGACCGACGCCCGCGAGGACCTCCCGAAGATCATCAGGGCGGGCCGGCACATCGCCCGCACCCGCCGCTACATCCGCGGTTTCGCGCACGAGATCGAGCCGGACGACCTGGTGGCGTACGTCGCCAGGGAGGCCCGGCGCGGCGACGGCTGGGTGAAGCTGGTGGGGGACTGGCTGGACCGTGGCACCGGCGACCTCTCCGCCTGCTGGCCGCGCGAGGCGGTGGAGGCGGCGATCACGGAGGCCCACCGGCTGGGCGCGCGCGTCACGGCCCACTGCTTCGCGGAGGACTCCCTGCGGGACCTGGTCGAGGCCGGCATCGACTGCGTCGAGCACGCGACGGGCCTGACCGAGGACACGATCCCCCTGTTCGCCGCACGAGGCGTCGCGATCGTCCCGACCCTGGTGAACATCGCGACGTTCCCGAACCTGGCGGCAGCCGGCGACGCCAAGTTCCCGACCTGGTCGGCCCACATGCGCCGCCTGCACGAACGCCGCTACGACACGGTGCGTTCCGCGTACGACGCCGGGATCGCGGTGTACGTCGGCACGGACGCGGGGGGCACGTTGCCGCACGGGCTGGTCGCGGCGGAGGTGGCCGAGCTGACCAGGGCCGGCATCCCGGCGGTCGAGGCGCTGTCGGCGACGACATGGGGTGCGCGGGAGTGGCTCGGGCGGCCCGGCCTCGCGGAGGGGGCGGCGGCGGACCTGGTGGTGTACGAGAGCGATCCGCGGGCGGACGTACGGGTGTTGGGGGCGCCGTTGCGGGTGGTGCTGAACGGTCGGGTCGTGGGGTGA
- a CDS encoding SCO1860 family LAETG-anchored protein: MNATNFRMPARRLATVAAATALVAAGPAALAHATEDQGRASAVVLRTGLNVSLLNKGVNVPLAVALNEVQAPQTAQQTALTATLDGVDGGRPFTVLGAEVAEAKAAVSDGKAEASTRLAHAKLHVPGLPLLALIEVEQVTSKATCVAGEKPVASSNLLGSVTALGKKVTLTPSGPVEVKVPGVGEVRLDLSQSETTTRTAAATALELKVSVNPLDLNVAEVEGTVTLARSTCEAPAVQAAPPAPTPTEPAPEVKPQGAPAEAGLAETGGSSMTPYLAGGAVALLAAGAGAVALARRRTRN; this comes from the coding sequence GTGAACGCCACCAACTTCCGCATGCCCGCACGCCGTCTGGCCACCGTCGCGGCAGCCACGGCCCTGGTGGCCGCCGGTCCCGCGGCCCTGGCCCACGCCACGGAGGACCAGGGCCGCGCGAGCGCGGTCGTCCTCCGCACCGGGCTGAACGTGTCCCTCCTCAACAAGGGCGTGAACGTCCCGCTCGCGGTCGCGCTGAACGAGGTGCAGGCTCCGCAGACCGCCCAACAGACGGCCCTGACCGCGACGTTGGACGGTGTGGACGGCGGAAGGCCGTTCACCGTGCTCGGTGCGGAGGTCGCCGAGGCCAAGGCGGCGGTGTCGGACGGGAAGGCGGAGGCGTCGACGAGACTCGCACACGCCAAGCTCCACGTGCCCGGCCTCCCCCTCCTGGCGCTGATCGAGGTGGAGCAGGTCACGTCGAAGGCGACCTGCGTGGCCGGGGAGAAGCCGGTCGCCTCCTCGAACCTCCTGGGTTCGGTGACGGCGCTCGGAAAGAAGGTGACGCTGACGCCGAGCGGCCCCGTCGAGGTGAAGGTGCCGGGAGTCGGCGAGGTGCGCCTCGACCTGTCGCAGTCGGAGACGACGACGCGTACGGCGGCTGCGACCGCGCTCGAACTCAAGGTGTCCGTCAACCCGTTGGACCTCAACGTGGCGGAGGTCGAGGGCACGGTGACACTGGCGAGGTCGACCTGTGAGGCACCGGCCGTACAGGCGGCTCCGCCGGCCCCGACGCCGACGGAACCGGCTCCTGAGGTGAAGCCGCAGGGGGCACCGGCGGAGGCGGGGCTCGCGGAGACGGGCGGCAGCTCGATGACGCCGTATCTCGCGGGCGGGGCGGTGGCGCTGCTCGCGGCGGGCGCCGGAGCGGTCGCCCTGGCCCGCCGCCGCACCAGGAACTGA
- a CDS encoding pyridoxal-phosphate-dependent aminotransferase family protein, which produces MTAHPFLDLAPLTAARFASIEDRVARLLSTEQDVVIMQGEALLPLEGAIRGTAGPGTTALNVVTGPYGQTFGDWLRDCGATVVDLRVPFHAAVTAARIREAFAEHPEIDFVSLVHAEAATGNTNPVAEIGEAVREHGALFYLDAVASVGAEPVLPDAWGVDLCVIGAQKAMGGPAGVSAVSVSERAWARMAANPGAPRRSYLSLLDWKERWIDGGRRALPHAPAQLEMLALEACVERIEAAGLDTVMARHAAAAAATRAGALALGGGLEPYVHEAGDAAPVATTLRAPSGVVASELVASALAADPALPLAAGGGALAKEMIRVNHYGADATREAVLGSLAALGAALADRGLTVDTEGARQHAVANFS; this is translated from the coding sequence GTGACCGCACACCCCTTCCTGGACCTGGCGCCGCTGACCGCCGCGCGCTTCGCGTCGATCGAGGACCGCGTGGCGCGGCTGCTCTCCACCGAACAGGACGTCGTGATCATGCAGGGCGAGGCGCTGCTGCCCCTGGAGGGCGCCATCAGGGGGACCGCGGGCCCGGGCACGACCGCTCTCAACGTCGTCACCGGCCCCTACGGGCAGACGTTCGGCGACTGGCTGCGGGACTGCGGCGCCACGGTCGTCGATCTCAGGGTGCCCTTCCACGCCGCGGTCACGGCCGCGCGGATCAGGGAGGCGTTCGCCGAGCACCCGGAGATCGACTTCGTCTCGCTGGTGCACGCGGAGGCGGCGACCGGCAACACCAATCCGGTCGCGGAGATCGGCGAGGCCGTACGGGAACACGGCGCCCTCTTCTACCTCGACGCCGTCGCCTCGGTCGGCGCCGAGCCGGTGCTGCCGGACGCGTGGGGTGTCGACCTGTGCGTGATCGGGGCGCAGAAGGCGATGGGCGGTCCGGCCGGGGTGTCCGCGGTGTCGGTGAGCGAGCGGGCGTGGGCGCGGATGGCGGCGAATCCGGGGGCACCGCGGCGGTCGTACCTCTCGCTGCTGGACTGGAAGGAGCGGTGGATCGACGGCGGCCGGCGCGCGCTCCCGCACGCTCCCGCCCAGCTGGAGATGCTCGCGCTGGAGGCGTGCGTGGAGCGGATCGAGGCGGCGGGGCTCGACACGGTGATGGCCCGGCACGCCGCCGCGGCGGCGGCCACCCGGGCGGGGGCGCTCGCGCTGGGCGGCGGCCTTGAGCCGTATGTGCACGAGGCCGGGGACGCGGCGCCGGTCGCCACGACCCTGCGGGCACCCTCCGGGGTAGTCGCGTCGGAGCTGGTGGCGAGCGCGCTGGCCGCCGATCCGGCGCTGCCGCTGGCGGCGGGCGGGGGCGCGTTGGCCAAGGAGATGATCAGGGTCAACCACTACGGCGCGGACGCGACGCGGGAGGCGGTGCTCGGGAGTCTGGCCGCACTGGGCGCGGCGCTGGCGGACCGTGGGCTGACGGTGGACACCGAAGGCGCCC
- a CDS encoding transporter substrate-binding domain-containing protein: MNTVLARRSRILAATTATAGLLLVAGCSSDDDGGGAAKTAAGGVELVKGGQLTVCTHLPYPPFQSEIDGKVQGFDVSLVDLAAKNLGVKQEILDTPFENFKTGAFLNADQCDLGAAGMTITDERKKNVDFSEPYFAATQAVLVDKKSGITSFADLKDKKVGAQAQTTGEDYAKGKGLDPVSFESSDAVLNGLRTGQVEAVIIDYPVVQGWLKDSANADAFKVVDNLNTGEQYGFTVKKGNTKLLAALNRAITDAKADGTYKKLYEQWIGPYDESAAAPSAS; the protein is encoded by the coding sequence GTGAACACGGTCCTCGCACGACGGTCCCGCATCCTGGCCGCCACCACCGCGACGGCCGGGCTCCTGCTCGTGGCCGGCTGCTCCTCGGACGACGACGGCGGTGGCGCCGCGAAGACCGCCGCCGGCGGGGTCGAACTCGTCAAGGGCGGGCAGCTCACCGTCTGCACGCACCTTCCCTACCCGCCCTTCCAGTCGGAGATCGACGGCAAGGTGCAGGGCTTCGACGTGTCGCTCGTCGACCTCGCCGCCAAGAACCTCGGCGTGAAGCAGGAGATCCTCGACACGCCCTTCGAGAACTTCAAGACGGGCGCCTTCCTCAACGCGGACCAGTGCGACCTCGGCGCGGCCGGCATGACCATCACCGACGAACGCAAGAAGAACGTGGACTTCTCCGAGCCCTACTTCGCGGCGACGCAGGCCGTCCTCGTCGACAAGAAGAGCGGCATCACCTCCTTCGCGGACCTCAAGGACAAGAAGGTCGGCGCCCAGGCTCAGACGACCGGCGAGGACTACGCCAAGGGCAAGGGCCTCGACCCGGTCTCCTTCGAGTCCTCCGACGCCGTCCTCAACGGTCTGCGCACCGGCCAGGTCGAGGCCGTGATCATCGACTACCCGGTCGTCCAGGGCTGGCTCAAGGACTCGGCCAACGCCGACGCCTTCAAGGTGGTGGACAACCTCAACACCGGTGAGCAGTACGGCTTCACGGTGAAGAAGGGCAACACCAAACTGCTCGCCGCCCTCAACAGGGCGATCACCGACGCGAAGGCCGACGGCACCTACAAGAAGCTGTACGAGCAGTGGATCGGCCCGTACGACGAGTCCGCGGCAGCTCCGTCCGCGTCATGA
- a CDS encoding amino acid ABC transporter ATP-binding protein: MSVPEIEVRGLYKSFGDNEVLRGIDLEIGQGEVVCVIGPSGSGKSTLLRCVNLLEEPTKGQVFVGGTEVTHPDVDIDEVRRRIGMVFQQFNLFPHLTVTENLTLPQRRVLKRDKAEAARVAAENLERVGLSEKADAYPSSLSGGQQQRVAIARALAMGPEVMLFDEPTSALDPELVGDVLAVMRRLANEGMTMMVVTHEMTFAREVADRVVFMDGGVIVEEGTPARVITDPAHERTRHFLSRLLDPAMADVEEETAQEAEGAGEKPAGPN, translated from the coding sequence ATGAGTGTGCCGGAGATCGAGGTCCGGGGCCTGTACAAGTCGTTCGGCGACAACGAGGTGCTGCGCGGCATCGACCTGGAGATCGGGCAGGGCGAGGTCGTGTGCGTGATCGGCCCGTCCGGGTCCGGCAAGTCGACCCTGCTGCGCTGTGTGAACCTGCTGGAGGAGCCTACGAAGGGCCAGGTCTTCGTCGGTGGTACGGAGGTCACGCACCCCGACGTCGACATCGACGAGGTCCGCCGCCGGATCGGCATGGTCTTCCAGCAGTTCAACCTCTTCCCGCATCTGACGGTGACGGAGAACCTGACGCTGCCGCAGCGCCGGGTGCTGAAGCGGGACAAGGCCGAGGCCGCGCGGGTGGCCGCGGAGAACCTGGAGCGGGTGGGCCTCTCGGAGAAGGCGGACGCGTACCCGTCGTCCCTGTCCGGCGGCCAGCAGCAACGGGTCGCCATCGCGAGGGCGTTGGCGATGGGCCCGGAGGTCATGCTCTTCGACGAGCCGACGTCGGCACTCGACCCCGAACTGGTGGGGGACGTACTGGCGGTGATGCGCAGGCTGGCGAACGAGGGCATGACGATGATGGTCGTCACGCACGAGATGACGTTCGCCCGCGAGGTCGCCGACCGGGTCGTCTTCATGGACGGCGGAGTGATCGTCGAGGAGGGCACCCCGGCCCGGGTGATCACCGACCCGGCCCACGAGCGCACCCGCCACTTCCTCTCCCGGCTGCTGGACCCGGCGATGGCGGACGTGGAGGAGGAAACGGCACAGGAGGCGGAGGGGGCGGGGGAGAAGCCGGCGGGGCCGAACTAA
- the cobJ gene encoding precorrin-3B C(17)-methyltransferase: MIGLISATAAGAAARDRLAAAWPDRTRVYEGPVADAVRRAFGECAQLVCFLATGAVVRLVAPLLSDKASDPGVVCVDEGGRFAVSLVGGHGGGANELARAVGRLLGAEPVVTTATDAVGVPGLDTLGLPVEGDVAGVSRAMLDGETVALELESGWPLPALPSNVLRSDVLPSGELPSGVGSAVPGAGPTVRIRVTDRLIDGAGAGAVVLRPPSLVVGVGASKGAPVDEVLGLVEGALADAGLSVASVAALATVDAKAGEPGIVGAAERLGVPVVTYSADELAGVDVPNPSAAPLAAVGTPSVAEAAALVGGGELLVPKRKSERADGAPAMATCAVVRRPGRGRLAVVGLGPGARDLLTPRAEAELRRASVLVGLDQYVDQIRDLLRPGTRILESGLGAEEERARTAVAEARKGQAVALIGSGDAGVYAMASPALAEASDDIDVVGVPGVTAALAAGAILGAPLGHDHVSISLSDLHTPWHVIERRVLAAAEADIVVTFYNPRSRGRDWQLPKALAVLGAHREPTTPVGVVRNASRPDESSRVTTLAGLDPATVDMMTVVTVGNTATRNIAGRMVTPRGYRWQEAAR; this comes from the coding sequence GTGATCGGCCTGATTTCCGCGACGGCGGCGGGCGCGGCGGCGCGTGATCGCCTCGCCGCCGCCTGGCCCGACCGTACGCGTGTGTACGAGGGGCCGGTCGCCGACGCCGTCCGGCGCGCGTTCGGGGAGTGCGCGCAGCTCGTGTGCTTCCTGGCCACGGGGGCCGTCGTACGGCTGGTCGCCCCGCTGCTGTCCGACAAGGCGTCGGATCCCGGTGTGGTGTGCGTCGACGAGGGCGGACGGTTCGCCGTGTCGCTGGTCGGCGGGCACGGTGGCGGGGCCAATGAACTGGCCCGTGCGGTCGGGCGGTTGCTGGGCGCGGAGCCCGTGGTGACCACCGCGACGGACGCGGTGGGGGTGCCGGGGCTCGACACCCTCGGACTGCCCGTGGAGGGCGATGTCGCGGGAGTCTCGCGAGCCATGCTCGACGGTGAAACCGTCGCGCTGGAGCTGGAGTCGGGCTGGCCGCTGCCCGCGCTGCCGTCCAATGTGCTGCGTTCCGATGTGCTGCCGTCCGGTGAACTCCCGTCCGGTGTCGGGAGTGCGGTGCCCGGTGCCGGGCCGACGGTCCGTATCCGGGTGACCGACCGGCTGATCGACGGTGCCGGTGCGGGTGCGGTCGTGTTGCGTCCGCCGTCCCTCGTCGTCGGGGTCGGCGCCTCCAAGGGCGCTCCGGTCGACGAGGTGCTCGGGCTGGTCGAGGGGGCGTTGGCGGACGCGGGGCTCTCCGTGGCCTCGGTCGCCGCGCTGGCCACCGTCGACGCGAAGGCCGGCGAGCCGGGGATCGTCGGAGCCGCCGAACGGCTCGGGGTGCCCGTGGTGACGTACTCCGCCGACGAGTTGGCCGGGGTCGACGTGCCGAATCCCTCCGCCGCGCCGCTCGCCGCCGTGGGTACGCCGTCCGTGGCGGAGGCTGCCGCGCTGGTCGGCGGGGGTGAACTCCTCGTGCCCAAGCGGAAGTCGGAGCGGGCGGACGGGGCGCCGGCCATGGCGACCTGTGCCGTCGTACGGCGGCCGGGGCGTGGGCGGCTCGCGGTCGTGGGGCTCGGGCCCGGCGCGCGGGATCTGCTGACCCCGCGTGCCGAGGCGGAGCTGCGGCGGGCGTCCGTGCTGGTCGGGCTCGATCAGTACGTCGACCAGATCCGTGATCTGCTGCGGCCCGGTACCCGGATCCTGGAGTCCGGGCTCGGGGCCGAGGAGGAGCGGGCCCGGACGGCGGTGGCCGAGGCCCGGAAGGGGCAGGCGGTCGCGCTGATCGGCAGCGGGGACGCGGGCGTGTACGCGATGGCGTCGCCCGCGCTCGCCGAGGCGTCCGACGACATCGACGTGGTCGGGGTACCGGGTGTCACGGCCGCCCTCGCCGCCGGCGCGATTCTCGGCGCCCCGCTCGGCCACGACCATGTCTCCATCAGCCTCTCCGACCTGCACACACCGTGGCACGTCATCGAGCGGCGGGTGCTGGCGGCGGCCGAGGCGGACATCGTCGTCACGTTCTACAACCCGCGCAGCCGGGGCCGTGACTGGCAGCTTCCCAAGGCGCTCGCCGTCCTCGGCGCGCACCGGGAGCCGACGACGCCCGTCGGTGTCGTACGGAACGCGTCGCGGCCCGACGAGTCCAGCCGTGTCACGACCCTGGCCGGCCTCGACCCGGCGACGGTCGACATGATGACGGTCGTGACCGTCGGCAACACCGCGACCCGGAACATCGCGGGCCGGATGGTCACGCCTCGCGGATACCGCTGGCAGGAGGCGGCCCGATGA
- the cobC gene encoding Rv2231c family pyridoxal phosphate-dependent protein CobC: MRTDRDTDGHDLRHHGDAEVRDDGARLVDLAVNVRAGTPPAWLREHIAGSLGGLATYPDGRAARAAVAARHGVPVERVLLTAGAAEAFVLLARALKVRRPVVVHPQFTEPEAALRDAGHRVDRVLLRAADNFRLDASLVPDDADLVVVGNPTNPTSILHPAAAVARLARPGRTLVVDEAFMDAVPGEREALAGRTDVPGLVVLRSLTKTWGLAGLRIGYVLAAPETIVELERAQPLWPVSTPALAAAEVCVSGRGLAEAEEAARRIAADRAHLVAGLAEFGSDGVEVVTPAEGPFVLVRAPRAVAVRGHLRGLGYAVRRGDTFPGLGEEWLRVAVRDRVTVNGFLQAFDRAVTLAGR, translated from the coding sequence ATGCGCACTGACAGAGACACCGACGGGCACGACCTCCGGCACCACGGGGACGCCGAGGTGCGCGACGACGGCGCCAGGCTGGTCGACCTCGCCGTGAACGTCAGAGCCGGCACACCCCCGGCCTGGCTGCGCGAGCACATCGCCGGGTCGCTCGGTGGTCTCGCCACGTATCCCGACGGGCGGGCCGCACGGGCGGCGGTGGCGGCCCGGCACGGGGTACCGGTGGAGCGGGTGCTGCTCACCGCCGGGGCCGCGGAGGCCTTCGTGCTGCTGGCGCGCGCCCTGAAGGTACGCCGACCGGTGGTCGTGCACCCGCAGTTCACGGAGCCGGAGGCGGCACTGCGGGATGCCGGGCACCGGGTGGACCGGGTGCTGCTGCGGGCGGCGGACAACTTCCGGCTGGACGCTTCGCTCGTGCCCGACGACGCCGACCTGGTGGTGGTCGGCAACCCGACGAACCCGACGTCGATCCTGCACCCGGCGGCTGCCGTCGCCCGACTTGCCCGTCCTGGGCGGACGTTGGTGGTCGACGAGGCGTTCATGGACGCGGTGCCGGGTGAGCGGGAGGCGCTCGCCGGGCGTACGGACGTGCCCGGCCTCGTGGTGCTGCGGAGCCTGACGAAGACGTGGGGGCTGGCCGGACTGCGGATCGGGTACGTGCTGGCGGCGCCGGAGACGATCGTGGAGCTGGAGCGGGCGCAGCCGTTGTGGCCGGTGTCCACGCCGGCGCTGGCCGCGGCGGAGGTGTGCGTGTCCGGGCGGGGCCTGGCGGAGGCGGAGGAGGCGGCCCGGCGTATCGCCGCCGACCGGGCTCATCTTGTCGCCGGGCTGGCCGAGTTCGGGTCCGACGGAGTGGAGGTGGTGACGCCGGCTGAGGGGCCGTTCGTGCTGGTGCGGGCGCCTCGGGCCGTTGCGGTGCGGGGGCATCTGCGCGGGCTGGGGTACGCGGTGCGGCGGGGCGACACGTTTCCCGGGCTCGGGGAGGAGTGGTTGCGGGTCGCCGTACGGGACCGGGTGACGGTGAACGGGTTCCTTCAGGCGTTCGACCGGGCGGTGACGCTGGCGGGACGGTGA
- a CDS encoding sirohydrochlorin chelatase: MTTPPPALLIAGHGTRDEAGAEAFRDFVRELGRRNPELPVAGGFIELSPPPLGDAVTELVERGVRRFAAVPLMLVSAGHAKGDIPAALAREKERHPGISYTYGRPLGPHPALLAVLERRLDEALGGGARTPADRADVTVLLVGRGSTDPDANAEVLKAARLLWEGRGYAGVETAFVSLAAPDVPSGLDRCVKLGARRIVVLPYFLFTGILPDRVRQQTEGWAAAHPGVEVRSADVIGPEPELLDLVMERYREAVRGDLRMNCDSCVYRIALPGFEDKVGMPQQPHFHPDDDSDHDGHHHGHHSHGHSHSHAH; this comes from the coding sequence GTGACCACCCCTCCGCCCGCCCTGCTCATCGCCGGCCACGGCACCCGGGACGAGGCCGGGGCCGAGGCGTTCCGTGACTTCGTACGGGAGTTGGGACGCCGCAACCCCGAACTGCCCGTCGCGGGCGGCTTCATCGAGCTGTCGCCGCCGCCGCTGGGCGACGCCGTGACCGAGCTGGTGGAGCGGGGGGTACGCAGGTTCGCCGCCGTTCCGCTGATGCTGGTGTCCGCCGGACACGCCAAGGGGGACATCCCGGCGGCGCTGGCCCGGGAGAAGGAGCGGCACCCGGGGATCTCCTACACGTACGGGCGTCCGCTGGGCCCGCACCCGGCGCTGCTGGCGGTGCTGGAACGGCGGCTGGACGAGGCGCTGGGCGGTGGGGCGCGTACGCCCGCCGACCGGGCCGACGTGACCGTGCTGCTGGTCGGGCGCGGCTCCACCGACCCGGACGCCAACGCCGAGGTGCTCAAGGCGGCGCGGCTGCTGTGGGAGGGGCGCGGGTACGCCGGTGTGGAGACGGCGTTCGTGTCGCTGGCGGCGCCGGACGTGCCGTCGGGGCTCGACCGGTGCGTGAAGCTGGGTGCGCGGCGGATCGTCGTCCTGCCCTACTTCCTCTTCACCGGGATTCTGCCGGACCGGGTCCGGCAGCAGACGGAGGGCTGGGCCGCCGCGCACCCCGGGGTCGAGGTGCGGTCCGCCGACGTCATCGGTCCGGAGCCGGAACTGCTCGACCTGGTGATGGAGCGGTACCGGGAGGCCGTGCGGGGGGATCTGCGGATGAACTGCGACTCGTGCGTGTACCGGATCGCGCTGCCCGGCTTCGAGGACAAGGTCGGAATGCCCCAGCAGCCGCACTTCCATCCGGACGACGACAGCGACCACGATGGTCACCATCATGGACACCACTCCCACGGGCACTCGCACTCCCATGCGCACTGA
- the cbiE gene encoding precorrin-6y C5,15-methyltransferase (decarboxylating) subunit CbiE, which yields MITVIGTGTGAPLPPDATAAVAGAALVVGARRHLAAVSEAVPEGADRIVLGALAPALDTVEEYVGKERPVVVLASGDPGFFGIVRALAERFGAGRLDVRPGVSSVAAAFARTGLTWDDAVVVSAHGRALRTAVNVCRARPKVAVLTGPGAGPAELGAALVGGPGARVLVVASALGDPDLERVERVTPAEAAARDWGDAVSVVLCLDEARAVASVPVTVAGAAAATGPARWALDEREFTHRDSMITKFEVRALALARLGPRLGDLVWDIGAGSGSVAVECARLGAAVVAVEKTPDGADRVRANAAAHGVDVRVVEGSAPDDLPALSAPGLELDEPDAVFIGGGGRELPTIVAACAGRARRTVVVAMAALDRVPAVRAALVGAGLDCDGVLLQSSRLAPLPGEVTRLAATNPVFLLWGTRPSARSEGVAL from the coding sequence GTGATCACCGTCATCGGTACGGGGACGGGGGCGCCGCTTCCGCCGGACGCCACGGCCGCCGTCGCCGGGGCCGCGCTGGTCGTGGGCGCCCGGCGGCACCTGGCCGCGGTGTCGGAGGCTGTGCCGGAGGGGGCCGACCGGATTGTCCTCGGGGCACTGGCTCCCGCGCTCGACACCGTCGAGGAGTACGTCGGGAAGGAACGGCCCGTCGTCGTGCTCGCCTCCGGTGATCCGGGGTTCTTCGGGATCGTGCGGGCGCTGGCCGAGCGGTTCGGGGCCGGGCGGCTCGATGTCAGGCCGGGGGTGTCCTCCGTCGCCGCCGCGTTCGCCCGGACCGGGCTGACCTGGGACGACGCGGTCGTGGTCAGCGCGCACGGGCGGGCTCTGCGGACGGCGGTCAACGTGTGCCGGGCGCGGCCCAAGGTGGCGGTGCTGACCGGGCCGGGCGCCGGGCCCGCCGAACTGGGCGCGGCGCTGGTCGGAGGTCCGGGGGCGCGCGTCCTGGTGGTCGCCTCGGCGCTGGGCGATCCGGACCTCGAACGCGTCGAGCGGGTCACTCCTGCCGAGGCGGCGGCACGGGACTGGGGCGACGCGGTGAGTGTGGTGCTGTGCCTGGACGAGGCACGGGCCGTCGCGTCCGTCCCTGTCACGGTCGCCGGGGCTGCCGCTGCCACCGGGCCCGCCCGATGGGCCCTGGACGAGCGGGAGTTCACCCACCGCGACTCGATGATCACCAAGTTCGAGGTACGGGCCCTGGCGCTGGCCCGGCTCGGACCGCGCCTGGGTGACCTGGTCTGGGACATCGGCGCGGGCTCCGGTTCCGTGGCCGTGGAGTGCGCGCGGCTCGGGGCGGCCGTGGTCGCCGTCGAGAAGACGCCGGACGGGGCGGATCGGGTGCGGGCGAACGCCGCAGCGCACGGCGTCGACGTGCGGGTGGTGGAGGGGAGCGCACCTGATGACCTGCCCGCGCTGTCCGCACCCGGACTCGAACTCGACGAACCCGACGCCGTGTTCATCGGCGGGGGCGGGCGCGAACTGCCGACGATCGTCGCAGCCTGTGCGGGGCGGGCCCGGCGGACGGTGGTGGTCGCGATGGCCGCCCTCGACCGGGTACCGGCCGTGCGTGCGGCGCTCGTCGGCGCCGGACTCGACTGCGACGGCGTCCTGTTGCAGTCGTCCCGGCTCGCACCGCTGCCGGGTGAGGTGACCCGCCTCGCGGCGACCAATCCCGTGTTTCTGCTGTGGGGCACCCGTCCCTCGGCACGTAGTGAAGGAGTTGCTCTGTGA